One genomic window of Medicago truncatula cultivar Jemalong A17 chromosome 1, MtrunA17r5.0-ANR, whole genome shotgun sequence includes the following:
- the LOC11415935 gene encoding uncharacterized protein, producing the protein MALVVEWYDFVCFAIVGVSILGALWVLWTNEGSSTSQSDSNIFVESLLVANSPSSDNRVAIGHVSTSQLWTSCWRGVHPLVLLTTRLFSFVSLAMLLYLDIHEYDASIFYYYTEWTFTLVMIYFALGTTVSAYGCWKVLNKPPPLQNGEMTEFLRRDLETKGSIFTFQSRYAEEEFEQTAGFWGYLMQITFQTSAGSIILTDIVFWCVIVPFLSISRFKLNMLMGCMHTLNAIFLLLDTMLNNLPFPWFRIAYFVLWSCSYVIFQWVIHACGSTWWPYPFLELNIPWAPLWYICMALVHIPCYGIYSLIVKTKINILHRFFPRAFVRSY; encoded by the exons ATGGCATTGGTGGTAGAATGGTACGACTTTGTGTGTTTTGCAATTGTTGGAGTGTCCATCCTAGGTGCCTTATGGGTTCTGTGGACAAACGAAGGGTCCTCGACCTCTCAAAGCGATTCTAACATCTTTGTCGAGAGCCTTCTGGTGGCTAATTCACCTTCGTCGGACAATAGAGTGGCCATAGGTCATGTGAGCACCTCCCAGCTATGGACCAGCTGTTGGCGAGGAGTGCACCCTCTTGTGCTGTTAACTACGCGTTTGTTTTCCTTTGTCAGCTTAGCCATGCTATTATACTTGGATATTCATGAGTACGATGCAAGTATTTTTTACTACTATACAGA ATGGACTTTCACATTAGTAATGATATACTTTGCG TTGGGGACAACGGTATCTGCATACGGATGTTGGAAGGTTTTGAACAAACCTCCTCCGCTTCAAAATGGGGAAATGACAGAGTTTCTGAGAAGGGATTTGGAAACTAAAGGTTCCATCTTCACGTTTCAAAGCCGCTATGCTGAAGAGGAGTTTGAACAAACAGCAGGATTCTGGGGTTACCTCATGCAAATTACATTTCAG ACCAGTGCAGGGTCTATCATATTAACAGATATTGTCTTTTGGTGCGTTATTGTCCCATTTTTATCCATTTCTCGTTTTAAGCTAAACATG TTGATGGGTTGCATGCATACCTTGAACGCCATTTTCCTTCTTTTGGATACTATGCTGAACAATCTT CCTTTTCCGTGGTTTAGAATAGCATATTTTGTGCTCTGGAGCTGCTCCTACGTTATTTTCCAATGGGTTATCCACGCATGTGGTTCCACATG GTGGCCATACCCATTTCTTGAGCTTAATATTCCATGGGCTCCCTTATG GTATATCTGCATGGCGCTAGTTCACATACCTTGCTACGGCATCTATTCATTGATAGTgaaaaccaaaatcaatattCTTCACAGATTCTTCCCTCGTGCATTTGTGAGGTCATACTAA
- the LOC11443804 gene encoding autophagy-related protein 8i: MGGGSYFQNEFTFEQRLEESRDIIAKYPDRIPVIVEKYTKCDLPHLEKKKYLVPRDLSVGHFIHILSSRLNLPAGKALFVFVKNTLPQTASMMDSVYRSFKDEDGFLYLYYSTEKTFGYCT, translated from the exons ATGGGAGGAGGTTCTTATTTCCAGAACGAGTTTACCTTTG AACAAAGGCTTGAAGAATCGCGTGATATTATTGCCAAATACCCCGATCGAATCCCC gtGATTGTAGAAAAGTATACCAAATGCGATCTGCCTCATTTGGAGAAGAAAAA ATATCTTGTTCCAAGAGACTTGTCAGTTGGacatttcattcatattttGAGTTCTAGACTTAATTTACCAGCTGGAAAAGCTCTCTTTGTATTTGTCAAGAATACTTTACCTCAAACTG ctAGTATGATGGACTCTGTTTATAGATCATTCAAGGATGAGGATGGATTTCTTTACCTGTATTATAGCACTGAGAAAACATTCGGATACTGTACATAA
- the LOC11413840 gene encoding peroxidase 5: MVRMHSILSIATLVIVILSVSTTLASSTSLKYGFYKTTCSSVEAIVRRAVNKAVSLNPGIAAGLIRMHFHDCFVRGCDGSVLLDSIPGIQSERDHPANNPSLRGFEVINEAKAQIEAACPKTVSCADILAFAARDSARKVSGGRIDYSVPSGRRDGRVSIFDEVTQNLPPPTFSAEQLIDNFDRKGLSVDEMVTLSGAHSIGVSHCSSFSKRLYSFNLTFPQDPSMDPNFARLLKSKCPPPQSQSINPTVVLDGSTPNDLDNMYYKRLKNNRGLLTSDQTLLNSGLTRRMVLKNARHAAIWNVKFAKAMVHMGSLDVLTGSEGEIRERCSVVN; this comes from the coding sequence ATGGTTAGAATGCATTCAATACTCTCTATAGCTACCTTGGTTATAGTTATTCTCTCAGTTTCAACAACATTGGCATCATCGACATCTTTGAAGTATGGTTTCTACAAGACAACATGTTCATCCGTAGAGGCAATTGTTAGAAGAGCTGTAAACAAAGCTGTTTCACTCAACCCCGGCATCGCTGCTGGTTTGATTAGAATGCATTTTCATGATTGCTTTGTCAGAGGATGTGATGGTTCTGTTTTATTAGATTCCATACCAGGTATTCAATCTGAGAGAGACCATCCTGCAAACAATCCAAGTTTACGTGGCTTTGAAGTAATCAACGAAGCTAAGGCACAAATAGAGGCTGCATGTCCTAAAACGGTGTCCTGTGCAGACATTCTTGCTTTTGCAGCTCGAGACAGTGCTCGCAAAGTTAGTGGCGGCAGAATAGACTACTCAGTACCATCAGGACGCAGAGATGGTCGAGTGTCTATCTTCGACGAAGTCACACAAAATTTACCACCACCAACTTTCAGTGCGGAGCAACTTATCGATAATTTTGATAGAAAAGGTTTGTCAGTAGATGAAATGGTTACACTTTCTGGTGCTCATTCTATTGGTGTCTCACATTGTTCTTCATTCTCAAAACGATTATACTCTTTCAATTTAACTTTTCCTCAAGATCCTTCTATGGACCCTAACTTTGCTAGGTTGTTAAAATCTAAGTGTCCACCACCACAGTCACAGAGCATAAACCCAACTGTGGTGCTTGATGGTAGCACGCCTAATGATTTGGACAACATGTACTATAAGAGGTTGAAGAATAATCGTGGTTTATTAACTTCGGATCAAACATTGCTTAATAGTGGCTTAACTAGGAGAATGGTGTTAAAAAATGCTAGACATGCTGCAATCTGGAATGTGAAGTTTGCCAAAGCCATGGTGCATATGGGTTCCTTAGATGTGCTGACAGGTTCTGAAGGTGAGATTAGGGAGCGTTGTAGCgttgttaattaa